From the genome of Paraburkholderia flava, one region includes:
- a CDS encoding phosphocholine-specific phospholipase C: MLKKTSSRRQFMLDALKLAGASATATLLPESILRAQSIPAAGPTGTLQDVQHIVILMQENRSFDHYLGNVPGVRGFGDPRPVVLPSGYPAWYQSNVLPFRPTSSAPTNADVYYADLAHDWTSTHSAWNKGWYDSWVSAKGSSTMAYFTSQDIPYYYALAQTFTVCDNYHCSMLGPTDPNRIYLWTGSCGNVAGSSPHVDNSTSGYNWKTLPERLNKAGITWKVYQDKGQGLDAKSGVGEYPTGGSTDLWWNGNYGDNPLLNFTQYQNLGANDPLSPAFNGTQIDPTGQGKEYDVGLFTQLQNDVTNNTLPQVSWIVAPYAYCEHPSWAPSGGEWYVNNVLNALTSNPAVWARTVFLITYDENDGLFDHMPPPVPPTSTNGKSNVSTASEFYSSSGAASDGSLSGDAPYGLGPRVPMIVVSPWSKGGKVNSEVFDHTSVIRFIESRFSTTAAPLLETNITAWRRAVCGDMTSAFDFTASDSSAPSIAAAASNMNPSGPVVGAFPPSTQTMPTQPVNQRVACRLPYEFFVAGQANRSTQKLSLTFTNTGQAGVSLQVRSGNSANTPSHYTIAASANRCASLQDTFAMNSDGSYDFSVSGPNGFLQEFRGSIGSAGTTGAHAEINACYDVQNGNVRLTLDNTTGTQPATFQLTDNAYGKNPFTAVTVAAGTSTNVTWLGNAGWYDASIRVADDVNFFRRIAGCVQQQTGTLYTDPAIGNTTQFVPLLAIQGSTYATLRFDYVAPPWLHSPKNWVGVYKKGVKPSGSPASLAWAYAPESAGSVTLTSRSGNTALPSGQYDVWYLFDDGYKGLVGPISLSL; encoded by the coding sequence ATGCTAAAAAAAACCTCGTCCCGACGTCAGTTCATGCTCGATGCCCTGAAGCTCGCAGGCGCATCGGCCACCGCAACCCTGTTGCCCGAGAGCATTCTCAGGGCCCAGTCGATCCCCGCCGCCGGTCCCACCGGCACGCTCCAGGATGTGCAGCACATCGTGATCCTGATGCAGGAGAACCGCTCGTTCGATCACTACCTCGGTAACGTACCCGGCGTGCGCGGTTTCGGCGATCCGCGTCCCGTCGTTTTGCCGAGCGGCTATCCCGCGTGGTATCAGTCGAACGTGTTGCCGTTCAGGCCGACGTCGTCGGCGCCGACGAACGCCGATGTCTACTACGCAGACCTCGCACACGACTGGACGTCGACACACAGCGCATGGAACAAAGGCTGGTACGACAGCTGGGTGAGCGCGAAAGGCTCATCGACGATGGCGTATTTCACGAGCCAGGACATCCCGTACTACTACGCGCTCGCGCAGACCTTCACGGTCTGCGACAACTACCACTGCTCGATGCTCGGGCCGACGGACCCGAACCGCATCTATCTGTGGACCGGTAGCTGCGGCAACGTCGCGGGCTCGTCGCCTCACGTCGACAACAGCACGTCGGGCTATAACTGGAAGACGCTGCCGGAGCGGCTGAACAAAGCCGGTATTACGTGGAAGGTCTATCAGGACAAGGGCCAGGGGCTCGACGCGAAGAGCGGTGTCGGCGAGTATCCGACCGGAGGGTCGACCGATCTGTGGTGGAACGGCAATTACGGCGACAACCCGTTGCTGAATTTCACGCAGTATCAGAATCTCGGCGCAAACGATCCGCTGTCCCCTGCGTTCAACGGCACGCAGATCGATCCCACGGGACAAGGCAAGGAGTACGACGTCGGCCTCTTCACGCAACTGCAGAACGACGTGACCAACAACACGCTGCCGCAGGTCTCGTGGATCGTCGCGCCGTACGCGTATTGCGAGCACCCGTCATGGGCGCCGAGCGGCGGCGAGTGGTACGTCAATAACGTGCTGAACGCGCTGACGTCGAATCCCGCCGTCTGGGCACGCACCGTGTTCCTCATCACCTACGACGAGAACGACGGCCTGTTCGATCACATGCCACCGCCGGTGCCGCCTACGTCGACGAACGGTAAATCCAACGTCAGCACAGCCTCGGAGTTTTACAGCAGCAGCGGTGCGGCATCGGATGGTTCGCTGTCGGGCGATGCGCCGTACGGGCTCGGGCCGCGGGTTCCGATGATCGTCGTGTCGCCGTGGTCGAAGGGCGGCAAGGTCAATTCGGAAGTGTTCGATCACACGTCGGTGATCCGTTTCATCGAATCGCGCTTCAGCACGACAGCGGCGCCGCTGCTGGAGACGAACATCACCGCATGGCGTCGCGCGGTTTGCGGCGACATGACGTCGGCGTTCGATTTCACCGCATCGGATTCGTCCGCACCGTCGATCGCGGCAGCAGCCAGCAACATGAATCCGAGTGGGCCCGTGGTCGGTGCGTTCCCGCCCAGCACGCAGACGATGCCGACACAGCCGGTCAACCAGCGTGTCGCGTGCAGGCTGCCGTATGAGTTCTTTGTCGCCGGTCAGGCCAACCGGAGCACGCAAAAATTATCGCTGACGTTCACCAACACCGGACAGGCCGGCGTGAGCCTGCAGGTCAGATCGGGCAATTCGGCGAATACGCCGTCGCACTACACGATCGCAGCGTCGGCAAACCGGTGTGCGAGCCTGCAGGACACGTTCGCGATGAATTCCGACGGCAGCTACGATTTCTCCGTCTCCGGACCGAACGGCTTCCTGCAGGAATTTCGCGGCAGTATCGGCTCGGCGGGAACGACGGGCGCTCATGCGGAGATCAACGCGTGCTACGACGTGCAGAACGGCAACGTTCGTCTCACGCTCGATAACACCACGGGCACTCAACCGGCCACGTTCCAGCTGACCGACAACGCGTACGGAAAAAATCCGTTCACGGCGGTCACGGTCGCGGCGGGCACGTCTACCAACGTAACGTGGCTTGGCAACGCGGGCTGGTACGACGCGAGCATCCGCGTGGCGGACGACGTGAATTTCTTCCGGCGCATCGCAGGCTGCGTGCAACAGCAAACCGGCACGCTCTATACGGACCCGGCGATCGGCAACACGACCCAGTTCGTTCCGTTGCTCGCAATCCAGGGCTCGACCTACGCGACGCTGCGTTTCGATTACGTCGCGCCGCCGTGGCTGCATAGCCCGAAGAACTGGGTCGGCGTCTACAAGAAGGGCGTCAAGCCGAGCGGCTCGCCTGCGTCGCTCGCCTGGGCCTATGCACCAGAGAGCGCCGGATCGGTGACGCTGACGAGCCGAAGCGGCAACACCGCGTTGCCGTCCGGTCAGTACGACGTGTGGTATCTGTTTGATGACGGCTACAAGGGACTCGTCGGTCCGATCTCGTTGAGCCTCTAG